From the Peptococcaceae bacterium 1198_IL3148 genome, the window TGGGATTGGAGTTACACTGTAGAAATCTTCCCCACATTGCTTGACGCCATGTGGGTTGCCCTGGCAGCAACCGTTGTTGCCTATAGCATTTCATTAATATTGGGCCTATTTATTACTTTAGCCGGGCGTTCGAGTTTTAAACCACTGATTTGGCTAACTTTGGGTTTCATTTCTTTTATTAGAAGCACACCACCATTGGTCCAATTGTTTTTTGCCTTCTTTGCCCTACCGCAATTGGGCATTTCATTAAGCGCCTTTGCCACCGGTGTCATTGTACTGGGCATCCATTATAGTACTTATGTGTCTGAAATTTATCGTTCAGGCATTGAAGCAATACCAAAGGGGCAATGGGAAGCCAGTAAAGCCTTAAACTTTTCCCAAGCCTATACTTGGCGAAAAATTATTTTACCCCAGGCCATTCCCCCGGTAATCCCCATGTTGGGCAATTACTTAATAGTAATGTTTAAAGAAACCCCCATGCTATCGGCCATTACCGTGGTGGAAATGCTACAAACTGCTAAAATTATTGGCTCTGAAAACTTTAGTTATCTAGAACCCATTACCATTGTGGGGGCGTTATTCTTGCTATTAAGCTACTCTTCATCAATACTGATTCGCAAACTGGAAAACCGCATGAAATACGCCCATGGCAACAGTAAACCGGTTAAAAGCAAAAATGATACTGTAATGGCAAATGTAGTTTCCACTATCAAACATGCTTTGAGCATTCGTAAAACGGAAAGGGTGTAAACTTTGCAGATAGATCAACCAATTGTGCAATATCAACAGGTTAGTAAGTCCTTTGGTGATTTAAAAGTGCTAAAGGAATTGGATTTAGATATCGCCCCGGCAGAAAAAGTGGCATTGATTGGTCCCAGCGGCTCTGGTAAAACAACTTTAATTAGAATGTTAATGACGCTGGAACAACCCACTTCCGGAGTAATAAAGGTGGCCGGTGAGCCCCTTTGGCACAAAGAAGTGGCTGGCAAGTTGGTGGCTGCCGACAGCAAACACTTGCGCCGCATAAGAAGCAACATCGGCATGGTTTTCCAACAGTTTAATTTGTTCCCCCATATGACCATCTTAAAAAACGTCACCGAAGCCCCGATACATGTATTGGGGGTTTCTAAAGAGGAGGCAGAAGCCCGGGCGGTGGATATGCTCAACAAAGTGGGCTTAGGGGATAAGCTAGATTATTATCCTGCCCAACTGTCCGGCGGTCAGCAGCAACGGGTTGCCATTGCCCGGGCGGTGGTGATGCAACCTAAGGTGATGTTATTTGACGAAGTAACTTCAGCCTTAGACCCAGAACTGGTGGGAGAAGTGTTGGCGGTAATTAAAGAACTGGCAGCGGAAACAGATATGGCCATGATGCTGGTCACCCACGAAATGGATTTTGCCCGGGACGTATCCGATCGCGTGCTATTCTTGCACGATGGTCAAATTGAAGAACAGGGGCCACCAGAGCAGATATTTGAAAGCCCCCAAAGCCCCCGTTTACAATCCTTTCTCAGCCGTTTTTTGAGTAACTAGTTGCCAATTATGAATGCTGAATTTGAATTGGTGCGGTTATGTATAATATTTATCAAAACTCCCATTTCAATGGGTTTGTGTCGATGTATTCCCATTTTTTTGGTATATAATATGTGACACCGTAGGGGCGACCAGAGGTCGCCTCTACTACATTTTTCCACAATAGGTGGTGTGGCTGAATGGATATCTCACAACTCAAACTCCGCCACAATGAAGGTGTGATCTGATGGTTTTTCTTTAAGCCTAGGTTCTTTATCTATCCAAGCCTGGGTGGAAAGTTGCGCCAACGGTTTAGTGGCCCAAATGTGGTCCAACCGCCAACCAACATTGCGTTGTACGCCATTGGGAATCCGATAGTCCCAAAAGGTAAAGTTGCCTCCCTCTGGCTGATGTTGCCGAAAAACGTCAACAAAGCCCCACTCTTTCACTTGGTTCAACACTTTATGTTCTTCGGGATGAAACATCACCCGTCCCCGCAGCCTTTTGGGATCGTGGACATCAATATCCTCCAGCGCCACATTAAAATCTCCCAGCCAAAGCAATGGGGCGTCTGGCCTAAAGTGGTGAGCAAAATACTGACGCATATGGCTGATATAACTTAGCTTATAGGCAAACTTAGGGCTATTAACATCTTGGCCCTGGGGAATATAACTGTTTACCACCGGAATGCCCTTGACCACCGCTTTAATGAACCGGGCTTCACCACTGTCCGCCGGAAATCCCAATTCTTTACTGACATCGGTAATTTCATGGGGACTAACGATGGCAACACCGTTATAGGATTTCTGCCCATTAAAAACCACATTAAAACCGGCAGCCTTAATGTCAGCTAATGGAAACTGCTCATCACTCACTTTAGTTTCTTGAATGCACAGCACGTCCGGTTGATTTTTATCTAACCATTCAGTCAATATGCCCAATCGGGCTCTAATGGAATTAACATTAAAGCTGGCCACTTTAAACTTCATGCTTAATCATCCTAATCTGTATTAACTTTCAAAATTAGCCAATAGGTAGACGTCCTGATCGGTGTTATTTTTTACCCCATGCTCTACTCCCGCCGGTGCGGCCGCCACTGCCCCTTGGCCACAATCCACCCGTTCCCCGTTAACCAACACACTTCCCACACCACTGATAAAATAAAATACTTCGGTTACATCATGGGTATGGGGCAAAATTTCACCACCGGGGACAATTTTAACAAACATATTTTTAAAGCCTAGCCCCTCTTCGCCAGATAGTATCGGGTTGACAAAAACCCCTGGGCTGGTGGCATGGGGCTTCCACTCTCCTTCTTTAATATTAAACACCAACGTTTTTTTAATCATCTTCAGTTGCCTCCTTATTTATTGCATGGTATGAATTGAATATATTTTTATTATTTCCACAATCATTATACTTTCCCTTTTTTGTTGCTGATTTAATGCATATGACAACAATTTATTGTATAATATGTGAAATCTTTCTTTTAGGAGGGGCTTATTACGGCTAAAATACTACACGTTAAGGATATGACCAAATGTATCGGTTGCTACTCCTGCATGCTGGCCTGTGCCCGCACCACCAAGCGCAGTTTCTCCCCCACCAAGGCCGCTCTACAAATTAGAACCGCCGGGGGACTGCAAAGCAAGTTCATTGCGGATATCTGCCGGGGTTGTCTGGATGCTCCCTGTGCCACCGCATGTCACTCCAACGCCTTAATTGCCCGGGACGGTGGTGGCGTACGCTTTAATGCTAAAAAATGCATTGGCTGCGGTGATTGTGTAGAGGCTTGTATTATCGGAGTACTGGAGTTTGACCAGCAAAATAATCAGCCCTTGGCCTGTATTCAATGCGGTACCTGTGTCCGCTACTGTCCACACCAGGTGCTGATAATGGAGGAAAGGTCGATATGATGACACGCAATCTAAAAATTTTAGACATTAATTTAAATGAACAACGACTGGAAGTTCACCACCGCCAAGACCTCAGCCCCTTTTTAGGGGGTATTGCTTTGGCTACCAAACTATATGCTGAACTGAGCAACGCCGCGGCAGACCCGCTGGCGCCAGAGCAACCATTAATTTTGGCCAACGGCCCGCTGTCTACCATTTTTCCGGTGGTAACCAAAGTGGTGGCCGTTTTTAAATCACCTTTAACCGGTGAATGGGGCGAAAGTTACGCTGGCATGAGACTGGCACTGGCCATGCGCTTGGCAGGCTTCCGGGCCATTGTTATCCGCGGCCGGGCCAAAGGACCCACATATTTATCCATCGGCCCCAATGGCGTCAAATTTAAAAACGCCACCGCCCTTTGGGGACTAAACGTGGGAGAAACCGGTAGCATACTGAGGCGGCTGGAACCCGGTAGCGGTCACCGCAGCTGTCTGCGCATTGGTCCTGCCGGTGAAAAATGTGTCCGCTATGCCAATGTAAACGTGGATACCTACCGCCATTTCGGACGTTTGGGCCTGGGTGCGGTCTTTGGTGCCAAAAATCTTAAGGCGGTGGTCATTCATGGTGACAAAAATGAATCGATACCGGACTTTAAGACATA encodes:
- a CDS encoding 4Fe-4S binding protein translates to MTKCIGCYSCMLACARTTKRSFSPTKAALQIRTAGGLQSKFIADICRGCLDAPCATACHSNALIARDGGGVRFNAKKCIGCGDCVEACIIGVLEFDQQNNQPLACIQCGTCVRYCPHQVLIMEERSI
- a CDS encoding cupin domain-containing protein, yielding MIKKTLVFNIKEGEWKPHATSPGVFVNPILSGEEGLGFKNMFVKIVPGGEILPHTHDVTEVFYFISGVGSVLVNGERVDCGQGAVAAAPAGVEHGVKNNTDQDVYLLANFES
- the xth gene encoding exodeoxyribonuclease III; amino-acid sequence: MKFKVASFNVNSIRARLGILTEWLDKNQPDVLCIQETKVSDEQFPLADIKAAGFNVVFNGQKSYNGVAIVSPHEITDVSKELGFPADSGEARFIKAVVKGIPVVNSYIPQGQDVNSPKFAYKLSYISHMRQYFAHHFRPDAPLLWLGDFNVALEDIDVHDPKRLRGRVMFHPEEHKVLNQVKEWGFVDVFRQHQPEGGNFTFWDYRIPNGVQRNVGWRLDHIWATKPLAQLSTQAWIDKEPRLKEKPSDHTFIVAEFEL
- the ehuA gene encoding ectoine/hydroxyectoine ABC transporter ATP-binding protein EhuA, yielding MQIDQPIVQYQQVSKSFGDLKVLKELDLDIAPAEKVALIGPSGSGKTTLIRMLMTLEQPTSGVIKVAGEPLWHKEVAGKLVAADSKHLRRIRSNIGMVFQQFNLFPHMTILKNVTEAPIHVLGVSKEEAEARAVDMLNKVGLGDKLDYYPAQLSGGQQQRVAIARAVVMQPKVMLFDEVTSALDPELVGEVLAVIKELAAETDMAMMLVTHEMDFARDVSDRVLFLHDGQIEEQGPPEQIFESPQSPRLQSFLSRFLSN
- the ehuD gene encoding ectoine/hydroxyectoine ABC transporter permease subunit EhuD yields the protein MIWDWSYTVEIFPTLLDAMWVALAATVVAYSISLILGLFITLAGRSSFKPLIWLTLGFISFIRSTPPLVQLFFAFFALPQLGISLSAFATGVIVLGIHYSTYVSEIYRSGIEAIPKGQWEASKALNFSQAYTWRKIILPQAIPPVIPMLGNYLIVMFKETPMLSAITVVEMLQTAKIIGSENFSYLEPITIVGALFLLLSYSSSILIRKLENRMKYAHGNSKPVKSKNDTVMANVVSTIKHALSIRKTERV